The Rhodobacter sp. CZR27 genome includes a window with the following:
- a CDS encoding FIST N-terminal domain-containing protein: protein MIEGLAVGETLPDLAAGAPVVLSHPAAAPDLAARLLDGLAPAAPAAVLLFASPGTDLPSLAATLRTGLGARVIGCSSAGEFACGGYGNGNVVAVGLPARRFRADAVWLRNLSGLGVSEWMTGLRGLLTRFDAQPRRQRFGLLLIDGLSRQEELVAATVDAVAHRLPVLGGSAGDGLRFEETCLVLDGETHRDSAIFALFETDFALEQVIFDHFSPEGGRMVVTAAIPEERLILEINAEPAAEEYARLIGLDPEALNPRVFAENPLLVRMGGQYHVRAIREVTPEGGLTLMSSIETGVLLALGRADDLTHGLEARLRDLGGRPALILAFDCILRRLALEQAGLEPAVARLFADWRIAGFNTYGEQHGGVHVNQTFVGLALMEPDHAA from the coding sequence GTGATCGAGGGACTTGCCGTCGGCGAGACGCTCCCGGATCTCGCGGCGGGGGCGCCGGTGGTGCTGTCCCATCCGGCGGCGGCGCCTGACCTCGCCGCCCGGCTGCTGGACGGCCTTGCACCCGCGGCGCCGGCCGCCGTGCTGCTGTTCGCCTCGCCCGGCACAGATCTGCCCAGCCTTGCCGCGACGCTCCGCACGGGGCTGGGGGCGCGGGTCATCGGCTGTTCCTCGGCGGGGGAATTCGCCTGCGGCGGCTATGGCAACGGCAACGTCGTGGCGGTGGGCCTGCCCGCGCGCCGCTTCCGCGCCGATGCGGTCTGGCTGCGCAACCTCTCGGGCCTTGGTGTGTCGGAATGGATGACCGGCCTGCGCGGATTGCTCACGCGGTTCGACGCGCAGCCGCGGCGGCAGCGCTTCGGCCTGCTGCTGATCGACGGGCTGAGCCGGCAGGAGGAACTGGTGGCAGCCACGGTCGATGCGGTCGCCCATCGTCTGCCGGTGCTGGGTGGCTCTGCCGGCGACGGGCTGCGCTTCGAGGAGACCTGCCTTGTCCTCGATGGCGAGACCCACCGAGACAGCGCGATCTTCGCCCTGTTCGAGACCGACTTCGCGCTGGAGCAGGTGATCTTCGACCACTTCTCGCCCGAGGGCGGCCGGATGGTGGTGACAGCCGCAATCCCGGAGGAGCGGCTGATCCTCGAGATCAACGCCGAGCCCGCGGCCGAGGAATATGCCCGGCTGATCGGCCTCGATCCCGAGGCGCTGAACCCGCGCGTCTTCGCCGAAAATCCGTTGCTGGTGCGCATGGGCGGGCAATACCATGTCCGCGCGATCCGCGAGGTGACGCCCGAGGGCGGCCTGACGCTGATGTCCTCGATCGAGACCGGGGTGCTTCTGGCGCTGGGCAGGGCGGATGACCTGACCCACGGGCTCGAGGCGCGACTTCGCGACCTCGGCGGCCGGCCGGCGCTGATCCTGGCCTTCGACTGCATCCTGCGCCGGCTGGCGCTGGAACAGGCGGGGCTGGAGCCTGCGGTGGCAAGGCTCTTCGCCGACTGGCGCATCGCGGGCTTCAACACCTACGGCGAGCAGCATGGCGGCGTGCATGTGAACCAGACCTTCGTCGGTCTCGCACTGATGGAGCCCGACCATGCTGCGTGA
- a CDS encoding response regulator transcription factor, translating into MGHVPGWSIGCAGAQKVPARGISDVMIVDDHPLMCDALAMTLTHAFGLKRVRSAASLAAAEKLLHEGALPDAIVLDLNLPDVRGIEGVMTLKRLARNVPLTVISAEVDSDMVMAVMAAGALGYVSKSLPRPQMIDAFERMWAGEPVTPEEYDAEGAAEDGGEQMRELARSFATLTPQQMNILRLICQGRPNKLISYELSIAEATVKTHIAAIMSKINVRNRTQAALLASKARIFAR; encoded by the coding sequence ATGGGACATGTTCCTGGGTGGAGCATCGGTTGCGCGGGAGCGCAAAAGGTGCCCGCGCGCGGGATCAGCGACGTGATGATCGTCGATGATCATCCGCTGATGTGCGATGCTCTGGCGATGACGCTCACGCATGCCTTCGGGCTGAAGCGCGTGCGCAGCGCGGCAAGCCTCGCCGCCGCCGAGAAGCTGCTGCACGAGGGGGCGCTGCCGGATGCCATCGTGCTTGACCTGAACCTGCCGGACGTGCGCGGGATCGAGGGCGTGATGACGCTGAAGCGGCTGGCCCGCAACGTGCCGCTGACGGTGATCTCGGCCGAGGTCGATTCCGACATGGTGATGGCGGTCATGGCGGCCGGCGCGCTGGGCTACGTCTCGAAGAGCCTGCCGCGTCCGCAGATGATCGACGCCTTCGAGCGGATGTGGGCGGGAGAGCCGGTGACGCCCGAGGAATACGACGCCGAGGGTGCCGCCGAGGACGGGGGCGAGCAGATGCGCGAACTCGCCCGCAGTTTCGCCACGCTGACACCGCAGCAGATGAACATCCTGCGGCTGATCTGCCAGGGCCGGCCGAACAAGCTGATCTCTTACGAGCTTTCGATCGCCGAGGCGACGGTGAAGACCCACATCGCGGCCATCATGTCGAAGATCAACGTGAGGAACCGCACGCAGGCCGCCCTTCTGGCGAGCAAGGCGCGGATCTTCGCGCGCTAG
- a CDS encoding quinoprotein dehydrogenase-associated SoxYZ-like carrier, producing the protein MRIVRPTIICAVLIATPLWAEEPKPSPLQPGEAWESLRLDVFGADAISETPAALALDAPFRAHDPALVPVHVTQPADAPRLTEMTLMIDENPSPVAATFTLGEAMHPLDLEVRVRVNAYSNVRAVGRTDEGDWTMAGRFVRASGGCAAPSSKNAEAALAHLGEMRFQPLAAAEDAGGLRREAKLMIRHPNYSGLQRDQVTLMTIPARFIDLLEVRQGEDLLFTMTGGISISEDPVFTFRYRDNGAGAIQVRAVDTDGAEFGGTFPVPAG; encoded by the coding sequence ATGCGCATCGTCCGGCCGACAATCATTTGTGCAGTTCTGATCGCGACACCGCTCTGGGCCGAGGAGCCGAAGCCGAGCCCGCTGCAGCCCGGCGAGGCGTGGGAGAGCCTCCGCCTCGATGTGTTCGGAGCGGATGCCATTTCCGAAACCCCCGCGGCGTTGGCCCTCGACGCGCCGTTCCGCGCGCATGACCCGGCGCTGGTGCCCGTCCACGTGACCCAGCCGGCCGACGCGCCGCGCCTGACCGAGATGACGCTGATGATCGACGAGAATCCCTCGCCGGTCGCCGCCACCTTCACGCTGGGCGAGGCGATGCATCCGCTCGATCTCGAGGTCCGCGTCCGGGTGAACGCCTATTCGAACGTGCGGGCCGTGGGGCGGACGGACGAGGGCGACTGGACCATGGCGGGGCGCTTCGTTCGCGCCAGCGGTGGCTGCGCCGCGCCGTCAAGCAAGAATGCCGAAGCCGCTCTTGCGCATCTGGGCGAGATGCGGTTCCAGCCGCTCGCCGCGGCCGAGGATGCCGGCGGCCTGCGGCGCGAGGCGAAGCTGATGATCCGGCATCCGAACTATTCGGGGCTCCAGCGCGATCAGGTCACGCTGATGACCATTCCCGCCCGCTTCATCGACCTGCTCGAGGTGCGGCAGGGCGAGGATCTGCTGTTCACGATGACCGGCGGGATCTCGATCTCGGAAGACCCGGTCTTCACCTTCCGCTACCGTGACAACGGAGCGGGTGCGATTCAGGTGCGCGCCGTGGATACCGACGGCGCGGAGTTTGGCGGCACCTTCCCGGTTCCGGCCGGCTGA
- a CDS encoding quinoprotein relay system zinc metallohydrolase 2 codes for MFHLLLTACLAAEPATCAERLLPAPSPLTREECETGAEARAASWLATHPDLAGRGTRCAATDSLPALTLSEVVPGVLVHEGTPALPDRANRGAIANLGVVIGTDAIAVIDAGSSRAEAEALFAAIRLHSPLPIRALIVTHMHPDHSFGADLFREAGAEVLGAPKLAAGIESRAAAWLQSYPPQVGTKALLGTRPIPPDRGVAEERIDLGGATLHLRAAATAHTDNDLTVLHAESGTLFTGDLVFNGLLPTLDGSLTGWLGWLGESRPEVRRIVAGHGPAPLPWPAGAAATRGYLDRLRTDIRAAIAAGQPMSEAIRQSHPQDAARWQGYDVSHPRNASAAYAELEWE; via the coding sequence ATGTTTCATCTGCTGCTCACCGCCTGCCTTGCGGCCGAGCCCGCCACCTGCGCCGAGCGGCTGCTGCCGGCGCCGTCCCCTCTCACACGCGAGGAATGCGAGACGGGGGCAGAGGCACGGGCCGCAAGCTGGCTGGCGACGCATCCGGATCTTGCGGGACGCGGCACGCGCTGCGCCGCTACCGACTCGCTGCCGGCCCTGACCCTGTCCGAGGTCGTGCCGGGCGTTCTGGTGCACGAGGGCACCCCCGCCCTGCCCGACCGCGCGAACCGCGGCGCGATCGCCAATCTCGGGGTGGTGATCGGGACGGATGCGATCGCCGTGATCGACGCCGGATCCAGTCGGGCCGAGGCCGAGGCCCTGTTCGCGGCCATCCGCCTTCACAGCCCGCTGCCGATCCGCGCGCTGATCGTGACCCACATGCACCCCGACCACAGTTTCGGCGCGGACCTGTTCCGCGAGGCCGGGGCCGAGGTTCTCGGCGCGCCGAAGCTTGCCGCCGGCATCGAGTCCCGCGCCGCCGCATGGCTGCAGAGCTATCCGCCGCAGGTCGGGACAAAGGCCCTGCTGGGCACCCGGCCCATTCCCCCAGACCGCGGCGTCGCCGAGGAGCGGATCGACCTTGGCGGTGCGACGCTGCACCTGCGCGCCGCGGCCACCGCCCATACCGACAATGACCTGACCGTGCTCCACGCGGAGTCGGGCACGCTCTTCACGGGCGATCTGGTGTTCAACGGGCTTCTGCCCACGCTGGACGGCTCGCTGACCGGCTGGCTCGGCTGGCTGGGCGAGAGCCGCCCCGAGGTGCGCCGGATCGTGGCGGGACACGGTCCCGCTCCGCTGCCCTGGCCCGCGGGCGCCGCGGCCACCCGGGGCTATCTGGACCGGCTGCGGACTGACATCCGCGCCGCCATTGCCGCCGGCCAGCCGATGAGCGAGGCGATCCGCCAGAGCCATCCGCAGGACGCCGCGCGCTGGCAGGGCTACGATGTCAGCCACCCGCGCAACGCCTCGGCGGCCTATGCGGAACTGGAATGGGAATGA
- a CDS encoding ABC transporter permease: MTAPHRPPAVATPRPPLGHGRSLRGYLIAFSGIAGREVLRFTRQRERFLSALVRPLVWLFIFAAGFRAVLGLSITPPYQTYVLYEVYVTPGLCAMIQLFNGMQSSLSMVYDRETGAMRTLLVSPYPRWFLLGSKLVAGVLVSILQVYAFLLIAWAWGIEPPPLGYLAVLPALFLSGIMLGALGLFISSAIRQLENFAGVMNFVIFPMFFASTALYPLWRLRDSSPLLADIAFANPFTHAVELIRFALYLQFEPLAFAIVLGCAAAFFGAAVFMYDPSKGLWSLRKR, from the coding sequence ATGACCGCGCCCCACCGTCCGCCTGCCGTGGCGACTCCGCGGCCACCGCTGGGACATGGGCGATCCCTGCGCGGCTACCTCATCGCGTTTTCCGGCATTGCCGGGCGCGAGGTGCTGCGCTTCACCCGCCAGCGCGAGCGTTTCCTGTCGGCGCTGGTGCGTCCGCTGGTCTGGCTGTTCATCTTCGCCGCGGGGTTCCGCGCGGTGCTCGGGCTGTCGATCACGCCGCCCTACCAGACCTACGTGCTCTACGAAGTCTACGTCACGCCCGGCCTTTGCGCGATGATCCAGCTGTTCAACGGCATGCAGTCCTCGCTCTCGATGGTCTATGACCGCGAGACGGGGGCGATGCGGACGCTGCTGGTCAGCCCCTACCCGCGCTGGTTCCTGCTCGGCTCGAAGCTGGTGGCGGGGGTGCTGGTCTCGATCCTGCAGGTCTATGCCTTCCTGCTGATCGCCTGGGCTTGGGGGATCGAGCCGCCGCCGCTCGGCTATCTGGCCGTGCTGCCGGCGCTGTTCCTGTCGGGCATCATGCTGGGGGCGCTGGGCCTTTTCATCTCGTCGGCGATCCGGCAGCTGGAGAATTTCGCGGGGGTGATGAACTTCGTGATCTTCCCGATGTTCTTCGCCTCGACCGCGCTTTATCCGCTGTGGCGGCTGCGCGATTCAAGCCCGCTGCTGGCCGACATCGCCTTCGCCAATCCCTTCACCCATGCCGTGGAGCTGATCCGTTTCGCGCTCTACCTGCAGTTCGAGCCGCTGGCCTTCGCGATCGTCCTCGGCTGTGCGGCGGCGTTCTTCGGGGCGGCGGTCTTCATGTATGACCCGTCCAAGGGTCTTTGGTCGCTGCGCAAGCGCTAG
- a CDS encoding ATP-binding cassette domain-containing protein, with protein sequence MMQAPPPALEITGLSHSFGSVHALRDVSFTVPRGAFVALLGVNGAGKTTLFSLITRLYDSTSGTIRVAGFDARRQPGEALARLGIVFQSRALDADLTLVQNLRYHAALHGIGRREAALRIDEVLALVSLTDKAGARVATLSGGQQRRAEIARALLHRPELLLLDEATAGLDLRSRDEVQTVVRSLIAAEGVSALWATHMMEEIAPVDRVVVLHRGEVRLAGRAADLGGSLAQGFLALTGEDA encoded by the coding sequence ATGATGCAGGCCCCGCCGCCCGCGCTGGAGATCACCGGGCTGAGCCATTCCTTCGGCTCGGTCCATGCCCTGCGCGATGTGAGCTTCACTGTCCCGCGCGGTGCCTTTGTGGCGCTTCTGGGCGTGAACGGGGCGGGCAAGACCACGCTCTTCTCGCTCATCACGCGGCTTTACGATTCGACCAGCGGGACGATCCGCGTGGCGGGCTTCGATGCGCGGCGCCAGCCCGGCGAGGCGCTGGCCCGGCTTGGCATCGTGTTCCAGAGCCGGGCGCTGGATGCCGACCTGACCCTCGTGCAGAACCTGCGCTATCACGCGGCGCTGCACGGGATCGGCCGGCGCGAGGCGGCGCTGCGGATCGACGAGGTTCTGGCGCTGGTCAGCCTGACCGACAAGGCGGGGGCGCGGGTCGCCACGCTCTCGGGCGGGCAGCAGCGTCGCGCCGAGATCGCGCGGGCCCTGCTGCACCGGCCCGAGCTTCTGCTGCTCGACGAGGCGACGGCGGGCCTTGACCTGCGCTCGCGCGACGAGGTGCAGACGGTCGTGCGCTCCCTGATCGCGGCCGAGGGGGTCTCGGCGCTCTGGGCCACGCACATGATGGAAGAAATTGCGCCCGTGGATCGCGTGGTGGTGCTGCACCGGGGCGAGGTGCGCCTGGCCGGGCGCGCTGCGGATCTGGGGGGTAGCCTCGCGCAGGGGTTCCTCGCGCTGACCGGAGAGGACGCATGA
- a CDS encoding PepSY domain-containing protein, with the protein MKKIVTLGLLLAAAPAMAQEADPATVEKVTALLAAMQCEVDPANIEAEGDGWELDDVFCADGQYDIKLDANFAVTEKRKE; encoded by the coding sequence ATGAAGAAGATCGTGACGCTGGGCCTTCTGCTCGCCGCCGCACCGGCCATGGCGCAGGAGGCCGACCCGGCCACCGTCGAGAAGGTGACGGCGCTGCTTGCCGCGATGCAATGCGAGGTCGATCCTGCCAACATCGAGGCCGAGGGGGACGGATGGGAACTGGATGACGTGTTCTGCGCCGACGGGCAGTATGACATCAAGCTCGACGCGAATTTCGCCGTGACGGAGAAGCGCAAGGAATGA
- a CDS encoding YVTN family beta-propeller repeat protein, producing MIRLTGLVACLCAASPAFAGKIFVSNEKGNDITVLDSESFEVLTTFPGGQRPRGITASPDGKRLYVCASDDNLVRVFDTETYEELPTLPSGPDPELFILHPSGNPLYIANEDDNIVTVVDVETRTVLAEVPVGVEPEGMGISPDGKFVVNTSETTNMAHFIDTESFEIVQNVLVDQRPRFAQFTADGSRLLVSSEIGGTVSVIDPANGQIEKKITFEVPGVLPEALQPVGVRVTKDGSKAYVALGPANRVAVVDGTSWEVTDYLLVGQRVWQLAFSPDEKYLFTTNGNSNDISVIDVAADEVIQSVQVGEQPWGVVVVD from the coding sequence ATGATACGACTGACCGGCCTCGTGGCCTGCCTCTGCGCCGCGAGCCCTGCGTTCGCCGGCAAGATCTTCGTCAGCAACGAGAAGGGCAATGACATCACGGTGCTCGACAGCGAGAGCTTCGAGGTGCTGACCACCTTCCCCGGCGGCCAGCGCCCGCGCGGCATCACCGCCTCGCCGGATGGCAAGCGGCTCTATGTCTGTGCCTCGGATGACAACCTCGTCCGGGTGTTCGATACCGAGACCTACGAGGAACTGCCCACGCTGCCCTCGGGGCCGGACCCGGAGCTGTTCATCCTGCATCCCTCGGGCAACCCGCTCTATATCGCCAACGAGGACGACAACATCGTGACCGTGGTGGATGTCGAGACGCGCACCGTTCTGGCCGAGGTGCCGGTGGGCGTCGAGCCGGAGGGGATGGGGATTTCTCCCGACGGGAAGTTCGTGGTCAATACCTCCGAGACCACGAACATGGCGCACTTCATCGATACCGAGAGCTTCGAGATCGTGCAGAACGTGCTTGTGGACCAGCGCCCGCGCTTCGCGCAGTTCACGGCGGACGGCAGCCGGCTTCTGGTGTCGTCCGAGATCGGCGGCACGGTGTCGGTGATTGACCCGGCGAATGGCCAGATCGAGAAGAAGATCACCTTCGAGGTGCCGGGCGTCCTGCCCGAGGCGCTGCAGCCCGTGGGCGTGCGGGTGACGAAGGACGGCTCGAAGGCCTATGTGGCGCTGGGGCCAGCCAACCGCGTCGCGGTGGTGGACGGCACGAGCTGGGAGGTGACGGATTACCTTCTGGTCGGCCAGCGGGTCTGGCAGCTCGCCTTCTCGCCGGATGAGAAATACCTTTTCACGACGAACGGGAATTCGAACGACATCTCGGTGATCGATGTTGCCGCGGACGAGGTGATCCAGTCGGTGCAGGTGGGCGAGCAGCCCTGGGGCGTCGTGGTGGTGGATTGA
- a CDS encoding ABC transporter substrate-binding protein: protein MAQIDIRAAVLRVDVAGRPPVSRLDLPPEDLGFAGARLGTADNATTGRFMGQNFVTEEVTATPETALEAMQKIVASGAKLVVTLADDETTVALADAAGEGVMVFNARARGDALRGEQCRANLFHTAPSRAMLADALAQFLVWKKWGEWFLIEGSHPGDKAMAGAYRRAATKFGAEIVEERVFEDTGGARATDSGLVQIQAQIPSFTQRAEDHDVVVAADETGLFAAYLPYHTWEPRPVAGSAGLRPMSWHPAMEMWGGTQFQSRFEKLANRPAREEDYQVWLALRAVGEAATRTGSAEMAVLRDYMLSDQFQLGAFKGQPLTWRDWDGQLRQPILLGSGPIVATVSPQAEYLHQVSQLDTLGIDRPETTCKIER, encoded by the coding sequence ATGGCGCAGATCGACATCCGGGCGGCGGTGCTGCGCGTGGACGTGGCTGGCCGACCGCCCGTGTCCCGGCTCGACCTGCCGCCCGAGGATCTGGGTTTCGCCGGGGCAAGGCTCGGCACGGCTGACAACGCCACCACCGGCCGGTTCATGGGACAGAACTTCGTCACCGAGGAGGTGACGGCGACGCCCGAGACCGCGCTGGAGGCGATGCAGAAGATCGTGGCTTCCGGCGCGAAGCTGGTCGTGACGCTGGCGGACGACGAGACGACCGTGGCGTTGGCCGATGCGGCGGGCGAGGGGGTGATGGTCTTCAACGCCCGTGCCCGCGGCGATGCCCTGCGGGGCGAGCAGTGCCGTGCGAACCTGTTCCACACCGCGCCCAGCCGCGCGATGCTGGCCGACGCGCTGGCGCAGTTCCTCGTCTGGAAGAAATGGGGCGAGTGGTTCCTGATCGAGGGCAGCCACCCGGGCGACAAGGCCATGGCCGGGGCCTACCGCCGCGCCGCAACCAAGTTCGGCGCGGAGATCGTCGAGGAGCGCGTGTTCGAGGATACCGGCGGCGCCCGCGCCACCGACAGCGGCCTCGTGCAGATCCAGGCGCAGATCCCTTCGTTCACCCAGCGGGCCGAGGATCACGACGTGGTGGTGGCGGCCGACGAGACCGGTCTGTTCGCCGCCTATCTGCCCTATCACACCTGGGAGCCGCGCCCGGTTGCGGGTTCCGCCGGCCTGCGGCCGATGAGCTGGCACCCCGCGATGGAGATGTGGGGCGGCACCCAGTTCCAGAGCCGGTTCGAGAAGCTGGCGAACCGCCCCGCGCGCGAGGAGGATTATCAGGTCTGGCTTGCGTTGCGCGCGGTGGGCGAGGCCGCGACGCGCACCGGTTCCGCCGAGATGGCCGTGCTCAGGGATTACATGCTGTCCGACCAGTTCCAGCTTGGCGCCTTCAAGGGCCAGCCACTGACCTGGCGCGACTGGGATGGCCAGTTGCGCCAGCCGATCCTGCTCGGCTCGGGCCCGATCGTGGCCACGGTCTCGCCGCAGGCCGAATATCTGCATCAGGTCTCCCAGCTCGACACGCTCGGCATCGACCGCCCGGAAACCACCTGCAAGATCGAGCGATAG
- a CDS encoding PQQ-dependent catabolism-associated CXXCW motif protein: MRAAAALLLSLALAGPATAEVPEPEGFRGPPYREAVPATVLGRAGIAAEEARALHDRGVPFVDVLPREAKPEGLPEGTVWREKPHQSIPGAIWLPNTGYEALAPAEEAYLRKGLERVTRGQPLAEVVIFCKRDCWMSWNAAKRAIGWGFTGVHWFPGGVEAWQDLGGDLEEVAPAPG, translated from the coding sequence ATGAGGGCTGCGGCCGCCCTGCTTCTGTCGCTGGCGCTGGCCGGGCCGGCCACGGCCGAGGTGCCGGAGCCGGAGGGCTTCCGCGGCCCGCCCTACCGAGAGGCGGTCCCCGCGACGGTGCTGGGTCGCGCCGGCATCGCGGCGGAAGAGGCCCGGGCGCTGCATGATCGCGGCGTGCCCTTCGTCGACGTGCTGCCGCGCGAGGCGAAACCCGAGGGGCTGCCCGAAGGCACGGTCTGGCGCGAGAAGCCGCACCAGAGCATCCCCGGCGCGATCTGGCTGCCCAACACCGGCTACGAGGCGCTGGCCCCGGCGGAAGAGGCCTACCTGCGCAAGGGGCTGGAGCGGGTGACGCGGGGGCAGCCGCTTGCCGAGGTGGTGATCTTCTGCAAGCGCGACTGCTGGATGTCGTGGAACGCGGCGAAACGCGCGATCGGCTGGGGCTTTACGGGGGTTCACTGGTTCCCCGGCGGCGTGGAGGCATGGCAGGATCTCGGCGGGGATCTGGAGGAAGTGGCGCCGGCGCCGGGTTGA
- a CDS encoding substrate-binding domain-containing protein has product MMRGVLLAAALAAQPAAAQVADLVSDAAFRVCADPALVPMSSRDGSGFENRIAEHLASALGKPLEYTWFPMATGFVRNTLFAGKCDVVIGYAQGDELVLNTNHYYTSTHVLVVRADGPLAGIERLADPALKGHRIGVVAGSPPASHLARNGLMAKARPYSLMVDRRVEDPAGDMLAAVESGEIDAAVLWGPVGGPLVKAHPALKAIPLVKEEGAPKLFYRITMGVRQGEDVWKRELNSLIRREQGALDAILRDAGVPLLDDYGRGLKEAG; this is encoded by the coding sequence ATGATGCGGGGCGTGCTGCTTGCCGCGGCGCTGGCCGCGCAGCCGGCCGCGGCGCAGGTGGCCGATCTGGTCTCGGATGCGGCGTTCCGCGTCTGCGCCGATCCGGCGCTGGTGCCGATGTCCAGCCGGGACGGCTCGGGCTTCGAGAACCGCATTGCGGAGCATCTGGCATCGGCCCTCGGCAAGCCGCTTGAATACACCTGGTTTCCGATGGCGACCGGCTTCGTGCGGAACACGCTGTTCGCCGGCAAGTGCGACGTGGTGATCGGCTACGCGCAGGGCGACGAGCTGGTGCTGAACACCAACCACTACTACACCTCGACGCATGTGCTGGTGGTGCGCGCCGACGGGCCGCTCGCAGGCATCGAGCGGCTGGCCGATCCCGCGCTGAAGGGCCACCGGATCGGCGTGGTCGCAGGCTCGCCCCCGGCCTCGCATCTGGCGCGCAACGGGCTGATGGCGAAGGCCAGACCCTACAGCCTCATGGTGGACCGGCGGGTCGAGGATCCGGCCGGCGACATGCTGGCGGCCGTCGAGTCGGGCGAGATCGACGCAGCCGTGCTGTGGGGGCCGGTCGGCGGGCCGCTGGTGAAGGCGCATCCGGCGCTCAAGGCCATTCCGCTGGTGAAGGAGGAGGGGGCGCCGAAGCTCTTTTATCGCATCACGATGGGCGTCAGGCAGGGCGAGGATGTCTGGAAGCGCGAGCTGAACTCCCTGATCCGGCGCGAGCAGGGGGCGCTCGACGCGATCCTGAGGGACGCAGGCGTGCCGCTGCTGGACGATTACGGCCGCGGGCTGAAGGAGGCCGGATGA
- a CDS encoding c-type cytochrome, methanol metabolism-related: MKTAMSLGAMAALALMAGASSLASAEAAAQGADVAVASTDGIRSYNAEEVPTFNIAEDGTVDWPTFSGYRRYQSECHVCHGPDGMGSTYAPPLKDSVMRLDYYDFLATIANGKQEVGKATTLVMPAFGTNPNVMCYVDDIWTYLRARGSGALDRGRPAKRADKTPEYAEVEKTCME, translated from the coding sequence ATGAAGACCGCTATGTCCCTGGGCGCGATGGCAGCCCTCGCCCTGATGGCCGGCGCCTCGTCGCTGGCTTCGGCCGAGGCTGCGGCGCAGGGCGCGGATGTGGCCGTCGCCTCGACGGATGGCATCCGGTCCTACAACGCCGAGGAGGTGCCGACCTTCAACATCGCCGAGGACGGGACGGTGGACTGGCCCACATTCTCGGGCTACCGGCGCTACCAGTCGGAATGTCACGTCTGCCACGGGCCGGACGGCATGGGCTCGACCTATGCCCCCCCCCTGAAGGACAGCGTGATGCGGCTGGACTACTACGATTTCCTCGCCACGATCGCGAACGGCAAGCAGGAGGTGGGCAAGGCGACCACGCTGGTGATGCCGGCCTTCGGGACCAACCCGAACGTGATGTGCTATGTCGACGACATCTGGACCTATCTGCGCGCCCGCGGGTCGGGGGCGCTGGATCGGGGCCGGCCGGCGAAGCGCGCCGACAAGACGCCCGAATATGCCGAGGTGGAAAAGACGTGCATGGAATGA